The following are from one region of the Arachis duranensis cultivar V14167 chromosome 10, aradu.V14167.gnm2.J7QH, whole genome shotgun sequence genome:
- the LOC107470339 gene encoding uncharacterized protein LOC107470339, with amino-acid sequence MERGLRQGNPLFPFLFVLVVDVLHRMVSEAVRIGRISPLVVGRDSVELSHLQFADDTILFCPPEDETMKNYKRLLRWFELMSGLSINFEKSSLISINCEEQWVQRMCRLWGCKEDTLPMKYLGVPLGANPRLVKTWKPIIDKVEEKLSLWKAKVLNKAGKLVLIKSVLNSLPVFT; translated from the coding sequence ATGGAAAGGGGCTTGAGACAAGGCAACccactttttcctttcttgtttGTGCTGGTTGTGGATGTTCTGCATAGAATGGTTAGTGAGGCGGTTAGGATCGGACGCATTTCTCCTTTGGTGGTTGGTCGAGACAGTGTGGAGCTATCGCACCTTCAATTTGCTGATGACACTATTCTGTTCTGTCCACCAGAAGACGAGACTATGAAAAATTACAAGCGGCTACTACGATGGTTTGAGTTGATGTCAGGGCTcagtattaattttgaaaagtccAGTCTGATTTCGATCAATTGTGAAGAGCAGTGGGTACAACGTATGTGTAGATTGTGGGGTTGTAAGGAAGATACCCTCCCTATGAAGTACCTTGGAGTCCCCTTAGGAGCAAATCCAAGGCTGGTTAAGACTTGGAAGCCTATAATCGATAAGGTGGAAGAGAAACTAAGCCTTTGGAAAGCTAAGGTGCTAaacaaagcgggcaaattggtGCTTATCAAATCAGTCTTGAATAGCTTGCCGGTGTTTACTTAA